A single Desulfovibrio piger DNA region contains:
- a CDS encoding alanine/glycine:cation symporter family protein: MEELTKLVSNINSFIWGMYCLIPLLCGVGIYFTIRLRFIQVRKFGQAVRMLFGDLSLKGKRADKHGMSSFQSVATAIAAQVGTGNLAGAATAIAMGGPGAIFWMWIAAFFGMATIFAEAVLAQVYRTRDDAGHITGGPAYYISNGLGSHKLAVFFSVSIIIALGCIGNMVQSNSIADAFRTAFDVPPLVMGVIIAACGAFVFFGGIGRIAAVTEKMVPLMALLYVIGGLFVVLSNADQIIPAFKMIFVGAFDPSAATGGIIGAGVKEAIRYGVARGLFSNEAGMGSTPHAHAVAKVKYPAQQGLMGIVSVFIDTFIVLNMTALVIFVTGALDGTTTGIALTQKAFSTGLGAFGIKFVAICLLFFAFSTIVGWYFFGEQNVKYLFGTRGVTPYRLVVMCFIVMGSLLQVNLVWELADMFNGLMAFPNLIALIGLAKVVSKALDEFEQANLAENK, encoded by the coding sequence ATGGAAGAATTGACGAAACTTGTCTCCAACATCAACAGCTTCATCTGGGGCATGTACTGCCTTATCCCGCTGCTGTGTGGTGTGGGCATATACTTCACCATCCGGCTGCGGTTCATCCAGGTCCGCAAATTCGGACAGGCCGTGCGCATGCTCTTCGGTGACCTTTCCCTGAAGGGCAAGCGCGCCGACAAGCACGGCATGAGCTCCTTCCAGTCCGTGGCCACCGCCATCGCCGCCCAGGTGGGCACCGGCAACCTGGCCGGTGCGGCCACCGCCATCGCCATGGGCGGGCCCGGCGCCATCTTCTGGATGTGGATCGCCGCCTTCTTCGGCATGGCCACCATCTTTGCCGAAGCCGTGCTGGCCCAGGTCTACCGCACCCGCGACGACGCCGGCCACATCACCGGCGGCCCCGCCTACTACATCTCCAACGGTCTCGGCAGCCACAAGCTGGCCGTGTTCTTCTCCGTGTCCATCATCATCGCCCTGGGCTGCATCGGCAACATGGTGCAGTCCAACTCCATCGCCGATGCCTTCAGGACCGCCTTTGACGTGCCGCCCCTGGTCATGGGCGTGATCATCGCCGCCTGCGGCGCCTTCGTCTTCTTCGGCGGCATCGGCCGCATCGCTGCCGTGACCGAAAAGATGGTGCCCCTCATGGCCCTGCTCTATGTCATCGGCGGCCTGTTCGTGGTCCTCAGCAATGCCGACCAGATCATCCCCGCCTTCAAGATGATCTTCGTGGGCGCCTTCGATCCTTCGGCCGCCACCGGCGGCATCATTGGTGCCGGTGTCAAGGAGGCCATCCGTTACGGCGTGGCCCGCGGCCTGTTCTCCAATGAAGCCGGCATGGGCTCCACCCCCCATGCCCACGCCGTGGCCAAGGTGAAGTATCCTGCCCAGCAGGGCCTGATGGGCATCGTCAGCGTGTTCATCGATACCTTCATCGTGCTCAACATGACCGCTCTGGTCATCTTCGTCACCGGCGCCCTGGACGGCACCACCACCGGCATCGCCCTGACCCAGAAGGCCTTCTCCACCGGTCTGGGGGCCTTCGGCATCAAGTTCGTGGCCATCTGCCTGCTCTTCTTCGCCTTCTCCACCATCGTGGGCTGGTACTTCTTCGGTGAGCAGAACGTCAAGTACCTGTTCGGGACCCGCGGCGTGACCCCCTACCGCCTGGTGGTGATGTGCTTCATCGTCATGGGTTCCCTGCTGCAGGTGAACCTGGTGTGGGAACTGGCCGACATGTTCAACGGCCTCATGGCCTTCCCCAACCTTATCGCCCTCATCGGCCTGGCCAAGGTCGTGAGCAAGGCCCTGGACGAATTCGAGCAGGCCAACCTGGCCGAAAACAAGTAG
- a CDS encoding riboflavin synthase: MFTGIIQGQGEIVGLRRSGQECRMDVRPLFPLENIVDGESIAHNGACLSVERHSGATFTVYASGESLSRTTLGDLRKGDLVNLERALALGDRLGGHLVSGHVDCVATVRSVEQAGSSLRCTLAFPPAFAAEVIEKGSVTLDGISLTINACGKDFLTVNVIPDTQKRTTMLHWRPGSRVNMETDLIGKYVRRIMQCQADGPAAPQKSSGINKEFLLQNGFL, encoded by the coding sequence ATGTTTACCGGCATCATCCAGGGACAGGGCGAGATCGTGGGCCTGCGCCGCAGCGGCCAGGAATGCCGCATGGACGTGCGCCCCCTCTTCCCCCTGGAAAACATCGTGGACGGGGAATCCATCGCCCACAACGGCGCCTGCCTGTCCGTGGAACGGCACAGCGGCGCCACCTTCACCGTCTATGCCTCGGGCGAGAGCCTGTCCCGCACTACCCTGGGCGATCTGCGCAAGGGCGACTTGGTCAACCTGGAACGGGCCCTGGCCCTGGGCGACCGTCTGGGCGGGCACCTGGTCAGCGGCCATGTGGACTGCGTGGCCACGGTGCGTTCCGTGGAACAGGCCGGCTCCTCCCTGCGCTGCACGCTGGCCTTCCCGCCGGCCTTCGCGGCGGAAGTCATCGAAAAGGGCTCCGTCACCCTGGACGGCATCAGCCTGACCATCAATGCCTGCGGCAAGGATTTCCTCACCGTCAACGTCATCCCGGACACCCAGAAACGCACCACCATGCTGCACTGGCGCCCGGGCAGCCGCGTGAACATGGAGACGGACCTCATCGGCAAGTATGTGCGCCGCATCATGCAGTGCCAGGCCGACGGGCCCGCCGCGCCGCAGAAGAGCAGCGGCATCAACAAGGAATTTTTACTGCAAAACGGTTTTCTTTAG
- the nusB gene encoding transcription antitermination factor NusB: MSKGKSASRRGERAQAFQVLYGLSFADATSPEDVRRAFLQSPDHQESEEDGLPSGFAWDLVQGVWSRRDELDKTISRFSRNWRVDRMGRVELTLLRLAMYELLYRQDVPAKVAINEALELTRQFGEDNATSFVNGILDAAAKALEKGSLSAGEDSTN, from the coding sequence ATGAGCAAGGGTAAATCCGCCAGCCGCCGGGGCGAACGCGCCCAGGCTTTTCAGGTTCTGTACGGGCTGTCCTTCGCTGACGCCACCTCGCCGGAAGACGTGCGCCGCGCCTTCCTGCAGTCCCCTGACCATCAGGAGAGCGAAGAGGACGGGCTGCCTTCCGGTTTCGCCTGGGATCTGGTGCAGGGCGTGTGGAGCAGGCGCGACGAACTGGACAAGACCATCAGCCGCTTCTCGCGCAACTGGCGCGTGGACCGCATGGGCCGCGTGGAGCTGACCCTGCTGCGCCTGGCCATGTACGAGCTGCTGTACCGCCAGGACGTGCCCGCCAAGGTGGCCATCAACGAGGCCCTGGAGCTGACCCGCCAGTTCGGCGAAGACAATGCCACCAGTTTTGTCAACGGTATTCTGGACGCCGCCGCCAAGGCTCTGGAAAAGGGTTCCCTCTCCGCCGGAGAGGATTCCACCAACTAA
- the lon gene encoding endopeptidase La: MSDQKKNDHPLEDMLSQLQDALSQATEAAGRDQGTTGDEQAAAPGEQQISDLLPVLPVRDVVVFNYMILPLFIGREKSVKAVEAALKKGRHLLVCTQKEESTEDPGPNDLYTAGTVVQVMRMLKMPDGRIKILVQGASRARVEGYHRVEPYLEARITVLQEETPPRDAKIEALLRSAREQSEKVLQLRGVASPDILAVLQGVDEPGRLADLIAANLRMKTADAQRILEAVNPVERLMLVNIQLEREVEVATMQAHIQSTAREGMDKAQKEYFLREQIKAIRHELGDAASEGEEELDELRKALDKAGLPKEVRKEADKQLRRLSGMHADSSEANVVRTYLDWLVELPWKKLSRDRLDIAHAKAILDEDHYGLDKIKDRILEFLSVRKLNPQSKGPILCFAGPPGVGKTSLGRSIARALGRHFQRLSLGGMHDEAEIRGHRRTYIGAMPGRIIQAIKQAGTRNPVIVLDEVDKLGSDFRGDPSSALLEVLDPEQNHTFSDHYLNVPFDLSRVMFLCTANHLETIPAPLRDRMEVISLPGYTMQEKVEIAKRHLLPKKVAENGLQAGDVVMDDTAITTVIRGYTREAGLRNLERELGAICRKLARQRAEGKKGSFTVDSAAVEKLLGAPRFIEDEKDKRLMPGMALGLAWTPAGGEVLTIECACMKGKGNLQLTGQLGDVMKESARIAMSYIRSRADSLGIDADFSDTQDIHIHVPAGAVPKDGPSAGVTLTSALISALSGRIVRADTCMTGEITLQGRVLPVGGIKEKILAGVARGLKHVIIPGQNVKDLEEVPKELLKKIKVHPAHTYDDVLALAFEPVKKTAARAKKAAPAAETK; encoded by the coding sequence ATGTCTGATCAGAAAAAGAACGACCATCCGCTGGAAGACATGCTGTCCCAGTTGCAGGATGCCCTGAGCCAGGCGACGGAAGCCGCCGGCCGGGACCAGGGGACCACCGGCGACGAACAGGCAGCGGCCCCCGGCGAACAGCAGATCTCCGACCTGCTGCCGGTGCTGCCCGTTCGGGATGTCGTAGTGTTCAACTACATGATCCTGCCGCTGTTCATCGGTCGCGAAAAATCCGTCAAGGCCGTGGAGGCCGCCCTCAAGAAGGGACGCCATCTGCTGGTCTGCACCCAGAAGGAAGAATCCACCGAAGATCCCGGCCCCAATGACCTCTACACCGCCGGTACGGTGGTGCAGGTCATGCGCATGCTCAAGATGCCCGACGGCCGCATCAAGATCCTGGTGCAGGGCGCCAGCCGCGCCCGGGTGGAGGGCTACCACCGCGTGGAACCCTATCTGGAGGCCCGCATCACCGTCCTGCAGGAAGAGACGCCCCCGCGCGATGCCAAGATAGAAGCCCTGCTGCGCTCCGCCCGCGAACAGAGCGAAAAGGTGCTCCAGCTGCGCGGCGTGGCCTCCCCGGACATCCTGGCCGTGCTCCAGGGCGTGGACGAGCCGGGCCGTCTGGCCGACCTCATCGCCGCCAACCTGCGCATGAAGACCGCCGATGCCCAGCGCATCCTCGAAGCCGTGAACCCCGTGGAACGCCTGATGCTGGTCAACATCCAGCTCGAACGCGAGGTGGAAGTGGCCACCATGCAGGCCCACATCCAGAGCACGGCCCGCGAAGGCATGGACAAGGCGCAGAAGGAATACTTCCTGCGCGAACAGATCAAGGCCATCCGCCACGAGCTGGGCGACGCGGCCTCCGAAGGCGAAGAAGAGCTGGACGAGCTGCGCAAGGCCCTGGACAAGGCCGGCCTGCCCAAAGAGGTGCGCAAGGAAGCCGACAAGCAGTTGCGCCGCCTGTCCGGCATGCACGCCGACTCCTCCGAGGCCAACGTGGTGCGCACCTATCTGGACTGGCTGGTGGAACTGCCGTGGAAGAAGCTTTCCCGCGACCGCCTGGACATCGCCCATGCCAAGGCCATCCTGGACGAGGACCATTACGGTCTGGACAAGATCAAGGACCGCATCCTGGAATTCCTCAGCGTGCGCAAGCTCAATCCCCAGTCCAAGGGCCCCATCCTCTGCTTCGCCGGCCCTCCAGGCGTGGGCAAGACCTCGCTGGGCCGCTCCATCGCCCGGGCCCTGGGCCGTCATTTCCAGCGCCTGTCCCTGGGCGGCATGCATGACGAGGCCGAGATCCGCGGCCACCGCCGCACCTATATCGGCGCCATGCCCGGCCGCATCATCCAGGCCATCAAGCAGGCCGGGACCCGCAACCCGGTCATCGTGCTGGACGAGGTGGACAAGCTGGGCTCCGATTTCCGGGGCGATCCCTCGTCCGCCCTGCTGGAAGTGCTGGACCCCGAACAGAACCACACCTTCAGCGACCACTACCTGAACGTGCCCTTCGATCTTTCCAGGGTCATGTTCCTGTGCACGGCCAACCATCTGGAGACCATCCCGGCCCCCCTGCGCGACCGCATGGAGGTCATCAGCCTGCCCGGCTACACCATGCAGGAAAAGGTGGAGATCGCCAAACGTCACCTGCTGCCCAAGAAGGTGGCGGAGAACGGCCTGCAGGCGGGGGACGTGGTCATGGACGACACCGCCATCACCACCGTCATCCGCGGCTATACCCGCGAAGCCGGGCTGCGCAATCTGGAGCGGGAGCTGGGCGCCATCTGCCGCAAGCTGGCCCGCCAGCGTGCCGAAGGCAAGAAGGGCAGCTTTACCGTGGACAGCGCCGCGGTGGAAAAGCTGCTGGGCGCGCCGCGCTTCATCGAGGACGAGAAGGACAAGCGCCTCATGCCCGGCATGGCCCTGGGCCTGGCCTGGACCCCGGCCGGCGGCGAGGTGCTGACCATCGAATGCGCCTGCATGAAGGGCAAGGGCAACCTGCAGCTCACGGGCCAGCTGGGCGACGTCATGAAGGAAAGCGCCCGCATCGCCATGAGCTACATCCGCAGCCGGGCCGACAGCCTGGGCATCGACGCGGACTTCAGCGACACGCAGGACATCCACATCCATGTGCCTGCCGGTGCCGTGCCCAAGGACGGCCCCTCCGCCGGTGTCACCCTGACCTCGGCCCTGATCTCGGCCCTGAGCGGCCGCATCGTGCGGGCCGATACCTGCATGACCGGCGAGATCACCCTGCAGGGCCGGGTACTGCCCGTGGGCGGCATCAAGGAAAAGATCCTGGCCGGTGTGGCACGCGGGCTCAAGCATGTCATCATCCCTGGCCAGAACGTCAAGGATCTGGAAGAGGTCCCCAAAGAACTGCTGAAAAAGATCAAGGTCCACCCCGCGCACACCTATGACGATGTGCTGGCCCTGGCCTTCGAACCTGTCAAAAAGACGGCCGCGCGCGCCAAAAAAGCCGCTCCGGCCGCGGAAACGAAATAA
- the holA gene encoding DNA polymerase III subunit delta, whose translation MPRPGFSFLVCPDSRLLQARLEALVSAQGGSSRWERHVHWGDEEPSPRFWEQLTLQGLFGTPRLLVVRQAHLWPAAVWKKISAALARPSEQCWPFFCLEVPWEKGQPKIPAHIAKLRCLGFADQQGWIWRSEGLSERSLKKYVRDRAQALGIPFEADAFEQFCTSVPPDAQAVENELEKLLLLRPAADGQAMPWSVTTDMLATSSWAPECNIFACIRHMEAGNLAAVWKELARGRKDVEGLLFPLLSLLAREFRQLWQACAGEKVRFHPSEASAKQQLARRLGPAALARCLGMVMDAELAVKSGRCTPEQSLDKLATDLVALFAAARR comes from the coding sequence ATGCCCAGACCCGGTTTTTCCTTTCTCGTCTGCCCGGACAGCCGCCTTTTGCAGGCCCGTCTGGAAGCCCTCGTGAGCGCCCAGGGCGGCAGCAGCCGCTGGGAACGGCACGTCCACTGGGGGGACGAGGAGCCCTCCCCGCGCTTCTGGGAACAGCTCACCCTCCAGGGCCTGTTCGGCACGCCGCGCCTGCTGGTGGTGCGGCAGGCCCATCTCTGGCCCGCCGCGGTATGGAAAAAGATCTCCGCCGCCCTGGCCCGGCCCTCGGAACAGTGCTGGCCCTTCTTCTGTCTGGAAGTGCCCTGGGAAAAAGGCCAGCCCAAGATCCCGGCCCACATCGCCAAGCTGCGCTGCCTGGGCTTTGCCGACCAGCAGGGCTGGATCTGGCGCAGCGAAGGCCTGAGCGAGCGCAGCCTCAAGAAATATGTCCGCGACCGGGCCCAGGCCCTGGGCATCCCTTTCGAGGCCGACGCCTTCGAACAGTTCTGCACCTCCGTGCCCCCCGATGCCCAGGCCGTGGAGAACGAGCTGGAAAAACTCCTGCTCCTGCGTCCGGCGGCTGACGGGCAGGCCATGCCCTGGTCCGTCACCACGGACATGCTGGCCACCAGTTCCTGGGCCCCGGAATGCAACATCTTCGCCTGCATCCGCCATATGGAAGCCGGCAACCTGGCCGCTGTCTGGAAAGAGCTGGCCCGGGGCCGCAAGGACGTGGAAGGCCTGCTCTTCCCCCTGCTCTCCCTGCTGGCCCGCGAGTTCCGCCAGCTCTGGCAAGCCTGCGCGGGCGAGAAGGTCCGCTTCCATCCCTCCGAGGCCAGTGCCAAGCAGCAGCTGGCCCGCCGTCTGGGCCCCGCCGCCCTGGCCCGCTGCCTGGGCATGGTCATGGACGCCGAACTGGCCGTCAAGAGCGGCCGCTGCACGCCTGAACAAAGCCTGGACAAGCTGGCCACCGATCTTGTGGCCCTCTTCGCCGCTGCCCGGCGCTAG
- the ribE gene encoding 6,7-dimethyl-8-ribityllumazine synthase: MSNPTTISGVLDAKGLKIAILATRFNDFIVDRLTGGALDYLERHGLDAKNITIVRIPGAFEMPLVCQKLATSGKYDGIVALGAVIRGATPHFDYVCSEASKGIAQVMLQSKTPIGFGLLTCDSIEQAIERAGSKGGNKGVEAAAAMLETIRVLEQL, encoded by the coding sequence ATGAGCAATCCCACTACCATCAGCGGCGTGCTTGATGCCAAAGGCCTCAAGATCGCCATCCTGGCCACCCGTTTCAACGATTTCATCGTGGACCGCCTGACCGGCGGCGCCCTGGACTATCTGGAACGCCACGGCCTCGATGCCAAGAACATCACCATCGTGCGCATCCCCGGTGCGTTCGAGATGCCCCTGGTCTGCCAGAAGCTGGCCACCAGCGGCAAGTATGACGGCATCGTGGCCCTGGGCGCCGTGATCCGCGGCGCCACCCCCCACTTCGACTATGTGTGCAGCGAAGCCAGCAAGGGCATCGCCCAGGTGATGCTGCAGTCCAAGACCCCCATCGGCTTCGGCCTGCTGACCTGCGACAGCATCGAGCAGGCCATCGAACGCGCCGGTTCCAAAGGCGGCAACAAGGGCGTGGAAGCTGCCGCCGCCATGCTGGAAACCATCCGCGTGCTGGAGCAGCTGTAA
- the leuS gene encoding leucine--tRNA ligase gives MTQERYSPQDIEQKWQERWQQQDAFACDHHSDKPKYYVLEMFPYPSGNIHMGHVRNYSIGDVVARCKRMQGFNVLHPMGWDAFGLPAENAAIKHNTHPARWTYANIDNMRAQLRRLGYSYDWSREVATCRPEYYRWEQGFFLRLLEKGLVYRKKAPQNWCPSCHTVLANEQVIDGLCWRCDSHVEQKDLTQWFLRITAYGDELLQDLQKLEGGWPDRVLSMQRNWIGKSTGAAVRFGLPAPLDGVDHLEVFTTRPDTVFGVTFLTLAPEHPLVEKLIEGYEKADEVRAFVTRIRNMDRLERQSDNLEKEGIFTGAYVTHPFTGRQVPVWLGNFVLADYGTGAVMGVPAHDQRDFEFARKYGLPVKVVISPEGQVLDPASMEAAFTAEGVMVNSGDFDGMPNTDGKKAVAERLEKEGKGKATTQFRLRDWNISRQRYWGAPIPVIYCEKCGVVPEKEENLPVLLPLDAHVREDGRSPLPETDSFVRCTCPVCGGEARRETDTLDTFVESSWYFARYTAARNTASAFDMDALKYWLPVDQYIGGVEHAILHLLYARFFTKVLRDLGFYPEGLDEPFTNLLTQGMVLKDGSKMSKSKGNVVDPTAMIAKYGADTVRLFCLFAAPPERDFDWSDSGIEGSSRFLHRVWRLFMDEAGRLSAVKACGAGAGDVTTPEARDLRRREHLTVRKVTEDMGNRFQFNTAISAVMELVNAMYLSREKLGKSDAENRVFSSAMATVLTLLSPITPHLCEELWQRMGHTSSLQEEAWPVCEESALVQDTVTIALQVNGKLRGTIEVPAGADKARMEEVALADAAVQRHTSGLTIRKVVVVPGKLVNVVAN, from the coding sequence ATGACGCAAGAACGTTACTCCCCGCAGGACATCGAACAGAAATGGCAGGAGCGCTGGCAGCAGCAGGATGCCTTTGCCTGCGACCATCACAGCGACAAACCCAAATATTATGTGCTGGAGATGTTCCCCTACCCCTCGGGCAACATCCACATGGGCCATGTGCGCAACTATTCCATCGGTGACGTGGTGGCCCGCTGCAAGCGCATGCAGGGCTTCAACGTGCTGCACCCCATGGGCTGGGACGCCTTCGGCCTGCCCGCGGAAAATGCCGCCATCAAGCACAACACCCATCCGGCCAGATGGACCTATGCCAACATAGACAACATGCGCGCGCAGCTGCGCCGCCTGGGCTATTCCTATGACTGGTCCCGCGAAGTGGCCACCTGCCGTCCCGAATATTACCGCTGGGAGCAGGGCTTCTTCCTGCGCCTGCTGGAAAAGGGCCTGGTCTACCGCAAGAAGGCGCCCCAGAACTGGTGCCCCTCCTGCCATACCGTGCTGGCCAACGAACAGGTCATCGACGGCCTGTGCTGGCGCTGTGACAGCCATGTGGAGCAGAAGGACCTGACCCAGTGGTTCCTGCGCATCACCGCCTACGGTGACGAACTGCTGCAGGACCTGCAGAAGCTGGAAGGCGGCTGGCCCGACCGCGTGCTCTCCATGCAGCGCAACTGGATCGGCAAGTCCACCGGCGCGGCCGTGCGCTTCGGCCTGCCCGCCCCCCTGGACGGCGTCGACCATCTGGAGGTCTTCACCACCCGTCCCGACACCGTGTTCGGCGTGACCTTCCTGACCCTGGCCCCCGAGCATCCGCTGGTGGAAAAGCTCATCGAAGGCTACGAAAAGGCCGACGAAGTGCGCGCCTTCGTGACCCGCATCCGCAACATGGACCGTCTGGAGCGCCAGTCCGACAATCTGGAAAAAGAAGGCATCTTCACCGGCGCCTATGTGACCCATCCCTTCACCGGCCGGCAGGTGCCCGTGTGGCTGGGCAACTTCGTCCTGGCCGACTACGGTACCGGCGCCGTCATGGGCGTGCCCGCCCACGACCAGCGCGACTTCGAATTCGCCCGCAAGTACGGCCTGCCCGTCAAGGTGGTCATCAGCCCCGAAGGCCAGGTCCTCGACCCCGCCAGCATGGAGGCCGCCTTCACCGCCGAAGGCGTGATGGTCAACTCCGGCGATTTCGACGGCATGCCCAACACCGACGGCAAGAAGGCCGTGGCCGAACGCCTGGAGAAGGAAGGCAAGGGCAAGGCCACCACGCAGTTCCGCCTGCGTGACTGGAACATCTCGCGCCAGCGGTACTGGGGCGCCCCCATCCCGGTCATCTACTGCGAAAAGTGCGGCGTGGTGCCCGAGAAGGAAGAGAACCTGCCCGTGCTCCTGCCCCTGGATGCCCATGTGCGCGAGGACGGCCGCTCCCCCCTGCCCGAGACCGATTCCTTCGTGCGCTGCACCTGCCCCGTCTGCGGCGGCGAGGCCCGTCGCGAGACCGATACCCTGGACACCTTCGTGGAGTCCTCCTGGTACTTCGCCCGCTACACCGCCGCCCGCAACACCGCGAGCGCCTTCGATATGGACGCCCTCAAGTACTGGCTGCCCGTGGACCAGTACATCGGCGGTGTGGAACACGCCATCCTGCACCTGCTCTACGCCCGCTTCTTCACCAAGGTCCTGCGCGACCTGGGCTTCTACCCCGAAGGTCTGGACGAGCCCTTCACCAACCTGCTCACCCAGGGCATGGTGCTCAAGGACGGCAGCAAGATGTCCAAGTCCAAGGGCAACGTGGTGGACCCCACGGCCATGATCGCCAAGTACGGAGCGGACACCGTGCGCCTGTTCTGTCTCTTCGCCGCGCCGCCGGAGCGTGACTTCGACTGGTCCGACAGCGGCATCGAAGGCTCCTCCCGCTTCCTGCACCGCGTCTGGCGCCTGTTCATGGACGAGGCCGGACGCCTGTCCGCGGTCAAGGCCTGCGGCGCCGGCGCCGGCGACGTGACCACGCCCGAAGCCCGCGACCTGCGCCGTCGCGAACACCTGACGGTCAGGAAGGTCACCGAGGACATGGGCAACCGCTTCCAGTTCAACACCGCCATCTCCGCGGTCATGGAACTGGTCAACGCCATGTACCTGTCCCGCGAGAAGCTGGGCAAGAGCGACGCCGAGAACCGCGTCTTCTCTTCGGCCATGGCCACGGTGCTGACCCTGCTCTCGCCCATCACCCCGCATCTGTGCGAGGAACTGTGGCAGCGCATGGGGCACACCTCCTCCCTGCAGGAAGAAGCCTGGCCCGTATGCGAGGAAAGCGCCCTGGTGCAGGATACCGTCACCATCGCCCTGCAGGTCAACGGCAAGCTGCGCGGCACCATCGAAGTGCCCGCCGGTGCCGACAAGGCCCGGATGGAAGAAGTGGCCCTGGCCGACGCCGCCGTGCAGCGCCACACCAGCGGCCTGACCATCCGCAAGGTCGTGGTGGTGCCCGGCAAGCTGGTCAACGTGGTGGCCAACTAG
- the prmC gene encoding peptide chain release factor N(5)-glutamine methyltransferase has product MTLQELLTPLIRDLQAAGTDAPALEARLLAGHVLRLDRIGLMLAIPAPVAEDAAAAIRGLTARRCTGEPLAHITGRREFFGRDFEVSPQTLIPRPETELLLEIVLRECAGPGEVRFADLGTGTGCIGITLALELPHSRGLLLEYSAGALPVAARNIRSLHAADRLALVRGDMFMPPLMPRGLDVLVSNPPYIAAAEEGEVMAEVLRHEPHSALFSGQDGLRHLRAVIRAGRQALKPGGLIVMEHGYRQGGAVRRLLAEAGYRAPRTEQDLAGLDRCTWARRA; this is encoded by the coding sequence ATGACCCTTCAGGAACTGCTGACCCCGCTGATCCGTGACCTGCAGGCCGCAGGTACGGACGCTCCCGCGCTGGAGGCCCGCCTGCTGGCAGGCCATGTGCTGCGCCTGGACCGCATCGGCCTGATGCTGGCCATACCCGCCCCTGTGGCGGAGGACGCGGCCGCCGCCATCCGCGGCCTGACCGCCCGCCGCTGTACCGGAGAACCGCTGGCCCACATCACGGGGCGGCGCGAATTCTTCGGCCGGGACTTCGAGGTCAGCCCGCAGACCCTCATCCCCCGGCCGGAGACCGAACTGCTGCTGGAGATCGTGCTGCGGGAATGCGCAGGCCCCGGGGAGGTGCGCTTTGCGGATCTGGGCACGGGCACGGGCTGCATCGGCATCACGCTGGCCCTGGAGCTGCCGCACAGCCGGGGCCTGCTGCTGGAATACAGTGCCGGGGCCCTGCCCGTGGCGGCCCGCAACATCCGCAGCCTGCACGCCGCGGACCGTCTGGCCCTGGTGCGGGGGGACATGTTCATGCCGCCGCTCATGCCGCGCGGGCTGGACGTGCTGGTCAGCAACCCGCCCTACATCGCCGCCGCGGAAGAAGGCGAGGTCATGGCGGAAGTCCTGCGCCACGAACCGCACAGCGCGCTCTTTTCCGGGCAGGACGGTCTGCGGCACCTGCGGGCCGTCATCCGCGCCGGGCGGCAGGCCCTGAAACCGGGCGGCCTCATCGTCATGGAACACGGCTACCGCCAGGGCGGGGCCGTGCGCCGCCTGCTGGCGGAAGCCGGTTACCGTGCGCCCCGCACCGAGCAGGATCTGGCCGGGCTGGACCGCTGCACCTGGGCCCGCCGGGCCTGA
- a CDS encoding JAB domain-containing protein, whose amino-acid sequence MTAMPVSSASPHSGHRSRLRQRLAREPLAVADYEVLELLLGYGQPRKDTKPLARELLLRFHNIRGVLDAPPEQLLAVPGFGPGLLSLWQVLREVLARHAAAPLLQGVEMATPQAVAEMARARLAGSQQEECWLAMVNAGNRLVAWERLRQGNVESVPLLPRDVLEPALRYKASGIILVHNHPGGQTRPSRPDLVFTNTVRELAVNMGLRFLDHVIVTDNGCYSICQCRHL is encoded by the coding sequence ATGACCGCAATGCCCGTATCCTCTGCCTCTCCCCATAGCGGCCACCGCAGCCGCCTGCGTCAGCGACTGGCTCGCGAGCCTCTGGCTGTGGCCGATTATGAGGTCCTGGAACTGTTGCTGGGCTACGGACAGCCGCGCAAGGATACCAAGCCGCTGGCCCGGGAACTGCTGCTGCGTTTCCACAATATCCGCGGCGTGCTGGACGCGCCGCCGGAACAGCTGCTGGCCGTGCCGGGCTTCGGCCCCGGTCTGCTCTCCCTGTGGCAGGTGCTGCGCGAAGTGCTGGCCCGCCATGCGGCTGCCCCCCTGCTGCAGGGGGTGGAAATGGCGACGCCCCAGGCCGTGGCCGAAATGGCCCGGGCCCGTCTGGCCGGCAGCCAGCAGGAAGAATGCTGGCTGGCCATGGTCAATGCGGGCAACCGCCTCGTGGCCTGGGAACGCCTGCGCCAGGGCAATGTGGAAAGTGTCCCCCTGCTGCCCCGTGACGTGCTGGAACCCGCCCTGCGCTACAAGGCCAGCGGCATCATCCTGGTGCACAACCATCCGGGCGGCCAGACGCGGCCCTCCCGTCCCGACCTCGTCTTCACCAATACCGTGCGGGAGCTGGCCGTCAACATGGGGCTGCGCTTTCTGGACCATGTGATCGTCACCGACAATGGCTGCTACAGCATCTGCCAGTGCAGACATCTGTAG